A stretch of the Rhinoderma darwinii isolate aRhiDar2 chromosome 3, aRhiDar2.hap1, whole genome shotgun sequence genome encodes the following:
- the LOC142750466 gene encoding uncharacterized protein LOC142750466 has translation MERRQRPAENGTRDRPSFANHPVLLQPRVSHEVPQHRGALPRVFYPDGGAELTGSWETRSPHEVGRPGFLPQDGSEQREGHLDFTQHEYHGHEPQQRGGPRGISQHGPLRPQLFPHGGTRPGIPHHGPMQPAIIRNDGSLPDTSQQRAPELLQGAIQYNATPQSLHAQTPEAAFQGRPHQMRPADRAETPAMSHQGSSRENVSDHRGESQDVAQQRNSHENIYYQSGERQSSIQDREGVHKNIYYQSGERQSSIQHREGDHKNIYYQPGERPSSIQDREGVQHISSDAMYSERPPPRSEHGAYQPDLFHHGGPSSSTGPNPAISPYSGMAKQCDSRSSGPLSGPQPAGFHHDFPHNRSNLQHTYQDEGAQRGMSCADSQAGIYNLNTPAVPETFSYRSPSPGLQQYSPQLQPAHTQNTPYINDPQQGHYHLPPLHGSLSNPSYALHSPVGPVFSGSHEEGDLEVSRLQRLGNHPHHLLSQQQSIIHQDRRPDLDPIMPTRMSGGRRFEVDSPFPHNEVPDGRRDPNLLLHHGSPFFSQPTPTTHIEDHFMHLDRKSDKDKGGPADKEVFVQWLSSFLSCRRKKPPSKTDAVQAYSIADARGLIHGALRLVSQLDSLCQALEDSNKEGEPWTCDYKKAADVRVDLERRMKELEKPGYIQGVKRKLDGVRRKRLRWQRRRLAEEEEEKAATERSAEREAGIDLWRMQCIQKVEENKRERELKATADRVLGEVRKKQKG, from the exons ATGGAGAGAAGGCAGCGGCCGGCAGAAAATGGGACGCGGGATAGACCGAGCTTTGCTAACCACCCGGTGCTGCTTCAACCGAGGGTCAGTCATGAGGTGCCGCAGCATAGAGGGGCGCTCCCCCGTGTATTCTATCCGGACGGCGGCGCAGAGCTGACAGGAAGCTGGGAGACTAGGTCGCCTCATGAAGTCGGGCGGCCTGGTTTTTTGCCACAGGATGGCTCGGAGCAGAGGGAGGGCCACTTAGATTTTACACAGCATGAGTATCACGGTCATGAGCCGCAACAACGTGGAGGTCCCCGGGGTATATCGCAGCATGGACCTCTGCGGCCACAACTATTCCCACATGGAGGTACGAGGCCTGGCATACCTCACCATGGTCCTATGCAGCCAGCCATTATACGGAACGATGGCTCCCTCCCAGACACTTCACAGCAAAGGGCACCCGAGCTACTACAGGGTGcgatacaatataatgccactcCACAGTCGCTTCATGCTCAGACTCCAGAGGCCGCCTTCCAAGGGAGACCCCATCAAATGAGACCTGCTGATAGAGCTGAGACCCCTGCTATGTCTCATCAGGGAAGTTCTAGAGAGAATGTATCTGACCACAGAGGAGAAAGTCAAGACGTAGCTCAGCAGCGAAACAGCCACGAAAATATATACTACCAGTCAGGAGAGCGACAGTCTAGTATACAGGACCGTGAAGGTGTCCACAAAAATATATACTACCAGTCAGGAGAGCGACAGTCTAGTATACAGCACCGTGAAGGGGACCACAAAAATATATACTACCAGCCAGGAGAGCGACCGTCTAGTATACAGGACCGTGAAGGGGTCCAACATATATCCAGTGACGCTATGTACTCCGAAAGGCCACCGCCTAGGAGTGAGCATGGCGCTTATCAGCCCGACTTATTCCATCACGGTGGTCCGAGCAGTTCTACAGGTCCTAATCCAGCAATATCTCCGTACTCTGGTATGGCAAAGCAATGTGATTCCCGATCAAGTGGTCCTCTTAGTGGCCCCCAGCCTGCAGGTTTCCATCATGACTTCCCCCACAACAGAAGTAATCTGCAACACACATACCAAGATGAAGGGGCCCAACGTGGTATGTCTTGTGCAGATTCCCAGGCCGGGATATATAATCTGAACACCCCAGCAGTACCTGAGACGTTCAGCTACAGGTCACCATCTCCAGGCCTCCAGCAATACTCCCCACAATTACAGCCcgcacacacacaaaacactCCTTATATTAATGACCCACAACAAGGCCACTATCATTTACCTCCTCTTCATGGAAGTCTCTCCAATCCTTCATACGCTCTCCACTCGCCGGTAGGTCCTGTTTTTAGCGGATCTCATGAGGAGGGTGATTTGGAGGTCTCCAGGCTCCAGAGACTGGGAAATCATCCACACCATCTTCTCAGCCAGCAGCAGTCTATCATACACCAAGATAGAAGACCAGATCTGGATCCTATTATGCCTACGAGAATGTCTGGTGGTAGACGTTTTGAAGTTGATTCTCCTTTTCCTCATAATGAGGTGCCAGATGGGCGAAGAGACCCAAACTTGTTGCTGCATCATGGTAGCCCATTTTTTTCCCAGCCTACTCCCACCACTCACATTGAGGACCACTTCATGCATTTAGATAGGAAATCTGATAAAGATAAAGGTGGGCCTGCAGATAAAGAGGTCTTTGTGCAGTGGCTTTCCAGCTTTTTATCATGTCGAAGAAAGAAACCTCCATCCAAGACTGATGCAGTTCAGGCCTACTCGATAGCAGACGCACGTGGGCTGATACATGGTGCCCTTCGATTGGTGTCACAACTAGATTCCTTGTGCCAGGCTTTGGAAGACAGTAACAAGGAAGGAGaaccatggacatgtgattataaAAAAGCAGCTGATGTACGGGTAGATCTAGAGAGAAGAATGAAGGAGCTGGAGAAGCCTGGATATATCCAGGGTGTAAAGAGGAAACTGGATGGAGTGCGCAGGAAAAGGCTTCGCTGGCAGCGCAGGAGACTagcagaagaggaggaagaaaagGCAGCAACAGAGCGTTCTGCAGAGAGGGAGGCCGGCATTGACTTGTGGAGAATGCAGTGTATCCAGAAGGTAGAGGAGAACAAACGG GAGCGAGAGCTTAAAGCTACCGCTGACCGTGTGCTTGGGGAGGTGAGGAAGAAGCAAAAAGGGTGA